The Montipora foliosa isolate CH-2021 chromosome 1, ASM3666993v2, whole genome shotgun sequence genome has a window encoding:
- the LOC137996676 gene encoding uncharacterized protein: MAQGLASSTHRTYKSAQLRFVNFCSQAGRLHPNGSPCPASEWTLCLFATHLSSSFCSSSIKIYLSAVRSMHIDLGLPDPLVDCLQLQRVLRGIKRTQGSTGSSRLPITDHHMLIIYKSLCLSNHDHLMFWAASTLAYFGFLRSSEFTVSSLSAFNPLVHLSISDIAVDSHVSPSCLQLNIKASKTDPFRKGCCLYIGTGRPPLCALSALIQYLPLRGQSPGPLFLLSSGQPLSRALLTRWLKDIFAAAGIEGSFSSHSFRIGAATVAARSGIPDHLIQAMGRWNSDAYKLYIRTPAEVLAQATSMLSQ; encoded by the coding sequence ATGGCCCAGGGATTGGCTTCCTCTACACACCGCACTTACAAATCTGCTCAGCTTCGTTTTGTCAACTTCTGTTCTCAAGCTGGACGGCTTCACCCTAATGGTTCGCCGTGTCCTGCGAGTGAGTGGACTCTTTGCCTGTTTGCAACCCATCTCTCCTCCTCATTTTGTTCATCGTCCATCAAGATTTATTTATCTGCTGTTCGTTCCATGCACATTGATCTTGGTCTTCCGGACCCACTGGTTGACTGCCTGCAATTGCAACGTGTCCTGCGCGGGATAAAGCGGACTCAAGGCTCAACAGGTTCTTCACGCCTTCCTATTACAGACCACCACATGCTCATTATATACAAGTCCCTCTGCTTGTCCAACCACGATCACTTGATGTTCTGGGCTGCCTCTACCCTCGCCTACTTTGGGTTTCTCCGCTCCTCTGAATTTACAGTTTCATCCTTGTCAGCCTTCAATCCCCTCGTCCATCTGTCGATCAGCGACATTGCTGTGGATTCTCATGTTTCGCCTTCCTGCCTTCAACTTAACATCAAGGCTTCCAAGACTGACCCTTTTCGGAAGGGCTGCTGCCTCTACATTGGCACGGGTCGTCCTCCGCTCTGTGCGTTATCTGCCCTCATACAGTATTTACCTCTCCGAGGCCAGTCACCTGGTCCTTTGTTTCTCCTTTCATCTGGCCAACCTCTCTCTCGTGCCCTTTTGACACGTTggcttaaagatattttcgcagCTGCAGGTATAGAGGGATCCTTTTCGAGTCATAGCTTCAGGATCGGTGCTGCAACGGTTGCTGCTCGCTCTGGCATTCCCGATCATCTTATTCAGGCCATGGGGCGCTGGAATAGTGATGCCTATAAACTGTATATTAGGACTCCCGCAGAGGTTCTCGCTCAAGCAACCTCCATGCTGTCACAATAA
- the LOC137996875 gene encoding centrosomal protein of 290 kDa-like encodes MSVPSIHNCLYLSAENERIKRKYKKLVKRNGQLEKELSDLKEQFNRNNELMQTFTRSVQVQTDAKRPKSAGGVMTMRGQPNQSQPQRSEYDRPRKSMDEQFERTTKMLSLHNDLMKKYQKEQRTNTAQVEKIATLSLENRDLEKKLHDAQRKMDEVQRENEALQTRINAMGVKERITPSKRDLMANLQKVSQERDQLAKERRKFKDELKMLDKGFFEEIEDLKYALQQAARLNSAYEKALRQLCSQCGMPYPKINPTTPKKHKRKRTRSQAREFNRS; translated from the exons ATGTCTGTTCCTAGCATCCACAACTGTCTTTAC CTCTCCGCCGAAAATGAGCGTATCAAGAGGAAATACAAGAAACTTGTCAAAAGGAATGGGCAATTGGAGAAAGAACTAAGTGACCTCAAGGAACAGTTTAATAGAAACAATGAATTGATGCAAACTTTTACTAGGAG TGTTCAAGTCCAAACTGATGCCAAGAGGCCAAAGTCAGCTGGTGGGGTGATGACAATGAGAGGCCAGCCAAATCAATCACAGCCACAACGGTCAGAATATGATCGACCAAGGAAATCAATGGATGAACAGTTTGAAAGGACAACAAA AATGTTGTCCTTGCACAATGACCTGATGAAGAAGTATCAGAAAGAACAAAGGACCAATACAGCTCAAGTGGAAAAAATTGCAACTTTAAGT TTAGAAAATCGAGATCTGGAAAAGAAGCTCCATGATGCTCAGAGAAAAATGGATGAAGTACAAAGAGAGAATGAAGCTCTTCAGACAAGAATAAATGCAATGGGTGTCAAAGAGAGGATAACCCCTTCCAAGAGAG ATTTAATGGCTAATCTCCAGAAAGTATCCCAGGAGCGAGACCAACTTGCCAAAGAAAGGAGAAAGTTTAAAG ATGAACTCAAGATGCTAGACAAG GGATTCTTTGAGGAGATTGAGGATTTGAAGTATGCTCTTCAGCAGGCGGCAAGACTAAACAGTGCTTATGAAAAAGCTCTAAGGCAGCTTTGCTCGCAGTGTGGAATGCCCTACCCTAAAATAAACCCAACAACACCAAAGAAACacaaaaggaaaagaacaaGATCACAGGCCAGAGAATTTAATAGATCATAA
- the LOC137996881 gene encoding E3 ubiquitin-protein ligase RNF166-like isoform X1 — MATGGVRMRSNIADENFSCPVCLEIFENPVSTPCGHTFCNDCLNACENMPGTATCPVCRTSFQTRLKSRADHIERQIFQNRSTCPGCHRQFPMSRLRAHRASCTQMATLSSFPVASARQSLPQATNRSTFTCPYCYQRNLDCKTLLHHVNSNHKSETQSVVCPICASMPWGNPNQKSGNFVHHLNLRHKFEYDTFVDYQEDEDVILQQVLAQSIQEQ, encoded by the exons ATGGCAACAGGAGGAGTTCGCATGAGATCAAACATTGCAGACGAGAATTTCTCTTGTCCTGTCTGTCTGGAAATTTTTGAGAATCCTGTTTCAACACCGTGTGGTCACAC ATTCTGTAATGATTGCTTAAATGCATGTGAAAATATGCCTGGAACAGCCACATGTCCTGTATGTCGAACAAGCTTTCAAACACGTCTTAAGTCAAGAGCAGATCATATTGAACGGCAGATTTTTCAAAATCGTAGCACATGTCCTGGTTGCCATAGGCAG TTTCCAATGTCCAGATTAAGAGCCCATAGAGCATCATGTACACAGATGGCTACTCTTTCCTCTTTTCCAGTGGCATCTGCAAGGCAGTCTTTACCACA AGCTACGAACCGGTCAACATTTACTTGTCCCTATTGCTACCAAAGGAACTTAGATTGCAAGACCTTGTTACACCATGTGAACAGCAATCACAAAAGTGAAACACAGTCTGTG GTATGTCCAATCTGTGCCAGCATGCCTTGGGGAAATCCCAACCAAAAGAGTGGTAATTTTGTTCATCACCTCAATTTACGGCACAAGTTCGAATATGATACATTTGTG GATTATCAGGAAGATGAAGATGTTATCCTACAGCAAGTCCTGGCTCAGTCAATTCAAGAACAATGA
- the LOC137996881 gene encoding E3 ubiquitin-protein ligase RNF166-like isoform X2 has protein sequence MATGGVRMRSNIADENFSCPVCLEIFENPVSTPCGHTFCNDCLNACENMPGTATCPVCRTSFQTRLKSRADHIERQIFQNRSTCPGCHRQFPMSRLRAHRASCTQMATLSSFPVASARQSLPQATNRSTFTCPYCYQRNLDCKTLLHHVNSNHKSETQSVVCPICASMPWGNPNQKSGNFVHHLNLRHKFEYDTFVLE, from the exons ATGGCAACAGGAGGAGTTCGCATGAGATCAAACATTGCAGACGAGAATTTCTCTTGTCCTGTCTGTCTGGAAATTTTTGAGAATCCTGTTTCAACACCGTGTGGTCACAC ATTCTGTAATGATTGCTTAAATGCATGTGAAAATATGCCTGGAACAGCCACATGTCCTGTATGTCGAACAAGCTTTCAAACACGTCTTAAGTCAAGAGCAGATCATATTGAACGGCAGATTTTTCAAAATCGTAGCACATGTCCTGGTTGCCATAGGCAG TTTCCAATGTCCAGATTAAGAGCCCATAGAGCATCATGTACACAGATGGCTACTCTTTCCTCTTTTCCAGTGGCATCTGCAAGGCAGTCTTTACCACA AGCTACGAACCGGTCAACATTTACTTGTCCCTATTGCTACCAAAGGAACTTAGATTGCAAGACCTTGTTACACCATGTGAACAGCAATCACAAAAGTGAAACACAGTCTGTG GTATGTCCAATCTGTGCCAGCATGCCTTGGGGAAATCCCAACCAAAAGAGTGGTAATTTTGTTCATCACCTCAATTTACGGCACAAGTTCGAATATGATACATTTGTG CTTGAATGA